The following proteins come from a genomic window of Flavobacterium eburneipallidum:
- a CDS encoding TonB-dependent receptor plug domain-containing protein, producing the protein MRKILMLLVAVTNFGLLYSQEIPKDSMPQNEEELEEVVIQSTRTSRTIKNTPTRIESIDAEELEEKTNMKAANVSLILHESTGLQVQQTSATSGNSSIRVQGLDGKYTQLLKDGYPNFGNFASGLSILEIPPLDLKQVEVIKGPSSTLFGGGAIAGVINFISKTPTEKGEHNFILNQSNIRQTNLGAYSSMRKGKWGYAILGLVNFQNSYDVDNDDFSEVPKSDNFTINPRLFYYPNETTSLMIGNSFTKGNMKGGDMHVIDGNSNADHTYFEENQTMRNTTTLELDKKMANANSFKLKQSLSFFDRQINIPNYQFSGFNTNVFTDASYVWNKENQTIISGINIMYDDFNQKEVVTLDAKSFTTGIYIQHTWDVTQKIKLENGLRFDNVTYSNSIFSKNQSFLLPKISALFLINSKWSSRIGGGLGYKTPTIFTEQTEENQYQNLLPLNNVIAEQSIGATGDLNYKSFIFEDLLFSANQMFFITQINKPLVLENDGVNSFFVNASKPVISKGFETNAKFIFKEDFKLFLGYTFTNAEEKYRSGNQIMPLLPKNKLNLALIYEKENNFKLGLEGYFTDQQFLNNGEHTPAFWEFGFMAEKTLWKHFSFFINFENFTDTRQSNYKRVVNGSNNNPTFDDIWTHTEGFTVNSGVKIKL; encoded by the coding sequence ATGCGAAAAATACTAATGTTACTAGTTGCAGTAACTAATTTTGGCTTGTTATATAGCCAGGAAATTCCCAAAGATTCCATGCCTCAAAACGAAGAAGAATTGGAAGAAGTCGTGATTCAATCCACTAGAACAAGCAGAACCATAAAAAATACACCAACAAGAATTGAATCCATAGATGCTGAAGAATTGGAAGAAAAAACCAATATGAAAGCAGCCAATGTGAGTTTGATTTTGCACGAAAGTACAGGATTACAAGTGCAACAAACATCAGCAACTAGCGGGAATTCCAGTATTCGAGTTCAAGGACTAGATGGAAAATATACCCAATTACTCAAAGATGGTTATCCTAATTTTGGCAATTTCGCCAGTGGATTGAGTATTTTAGAAATTCCACCTTTAGACTTAAAACAAGTCGAAGTTATAAAAGGACCATCATCGACACTTTTTGGGGGTGGAGCTATTGCCGGAGTTATTAATTTTATTTCAAAAACACCTACAGAAAAAGGGGAACACAATTTCATTTTGAATCAGTCTAACATTAGACAAACTAATTTAGGTGCTTATTCCTCTATGCGAAAAGGAAAATGGGGTTATGCCATTTTGGGATTGGTTAATTTTCAGAATTCGTATGATGTGGATAACGACGATTTTTCAGAAGTTCCAAAATCCGATAATTTCACAATCAATCCGCGTTTATTTTACTATCCCAATGAAACCACCAGTTTGATGATTGGAAATAGTTTTACCAAAGGAAATATGAAAGGCGGTGATATGCACGTAATTGATGGTAATAGCAATGCCGACCATACTTATTTTGAAGAAAACCAAACGATGAGAAACACAACCACGCTTGAATTGGATAAAAAAATGGCTAATGCAAACAGTTTTAAATTAAAGCAAAGTTTGAGCTTTTTTGACAGACAGATAAATATTCCGAATTACCAATTTTCAGGTTTCAACACGAATGTTTTTACTGATGCTTCTTATGTTTGGAACAAAGAAAATCAAACTATTATCAGCGGAATTAATATTATGTATGATGATTTTAATCAAAAAGAGGTTGTAACATTGGATGCTAAATCTTTTACCACCGGAATTTATATTCAACATACATGGGATGTTACCCAAAAAATAAAATTAGAAAACGGATTGCGTTTTGATAATGTAACCTATTCGAATAGTATCTTTTCTAAAAACCAATCCTTCCTTTTACCAAAAATTTCGGCATTGTTTTTAATCAATTCCAAATGGTCATCCAGAATTGGAGGAGGATTAGGGTATAAAACACCAACTATTTTTACTGAACAAACCGAAGAAAACCAGTATCAAAATCTTTTGCCATTGAATAATGTTATTGCCGAACAAAGTATAGGAGCAACAGGAGATCTTAATTACAAATCATTTATTTTTGAAGATTTATTATTTAGTGCCAACCAAATGTTTTTTATTACCCAAATCAATAAACCGTTGGTTTTAGAAAATGATGGCGTGAATTCTTTTTTTGTTAATGCTTCGAAACCTGTTATTAGCAAAGGATTTGAAACCAATGCTAAATTTATTTTCAAAGAAGATTTCAAGCTTTTTCTGGGTTATACTTTTACTAATGCCGAAGAAAAATATCGTTCAGGAAATCAAATTATGCCTTTGTTGCCTAAAAACAAGTTGAATCTAGCTTTGATTTATGAAAAGGAAAATAATTTCAAATTAGGTTTAGAAGGTTATTTCACAGACCAACAATTTTTGAATAATGGAGAACATACTCCAGCTTTTTGGGAATTTGGTTTTATGGCAGAAAAGACCTTATGGAAACATTTTTCTTTTTTCATAAATTTCGAAAATTTCACAGACACGCGTCAAAGTAATTATAAACGTGTAGTCAATGGTTCGAACAACAATCCTACTTTTGACGATATTTGGACACATACTGAAGGTTTTACGGTTAATAGTGGTGTGAAAATTAAGTTGTAA
- a CDS encoding protease complex subunit PrcB family protein: MKKVLLASLTLVLVSCSSSLKPIGKKHLYEILTQQSDGGANIRFFEILSEPKEIVMLQNDEKLKNKIQSSDVQNANFVVLNMGEKPTGGYQISVETVVETDKNIIITVKETTPDANGMVIQALTTPYCIVKVNSKKEIIIK; this comes from the coding sequence ATGAAAAAAGTACTATTAGCATCACTCACCTTGGTTTTAGTTTCTTGTTCTTCCTCTTTGAAACCAATAGGGAAAAAGCATTTATATGAAATTTTGACCCAACAATCTGATGGAGGAGCCAATATTCGATTTTTTGAAATTCTGTCAGAACCCAAAGAAATTGTTATGTTGCAGAACGACGAAAAACTGAAAAATAAAATCCAATCCTCGGATGTGCAAAATGCTAATTTTGTTGTTTTGAACATGGGAGAAAAGCCAACTGGAGGCTATCAAATAAGCGTTGAGACTGTTGTAGAAACAGATAAGAACATCATTATTACTGTAAAGGAAACCACTCCTGATGCTAACGGAATGGTAATTCAAGCTTTGACTACTCCGTATTGTATCGTTAAAGTCAATTCTAAAAAGGAAATTATTATAAAATAG
- a CDS encoding tRNA threonylcarbamoyladenosine dehydratase, whose product MKEWTERAELLFKAEGLEKLRNSNVMVVGLGGVGSFAAEFLARAGVGTMTIVDGDVVDITNINRQLPALHSTIGQSKAKVVGDRLIDISPELKLTRVEEFLSPERAYEIVTNEFDYVLDCIDSVTPKLNLIIAAKHKKVKIISSMGAGGKMEAAKVKVADISKTVNCKLARTIRKRLKKERINKVKVVFSSEIQDEASLKMTDGSNFKKSFYGTNSYMPGLFGLYAAETVIRYLLKK is encoded by the coding sequence ATGAAAGAGTGGACAGAAAGAGCGGAACTTTTATTTAAAGCAGAAGGATTAGAAAAATTAAGAAACTCCAATGTTATGGTAGTGGGTTTAGGAGGAGTGGGATCTTTTGCAGCAGAATTTTTAGCTAGAGCAGGAGTGGGAACCATGACGATTGTAGATGGCGATGTGGTAGATATTACAAATATTAACAGACAATTACCAGCCTTGCATTCGACCATTGGTCAATCTAAAGCAAAGGTAGTTGGAGATCGATTAATAGATATTAGTCCCGAATTGAAACTGACAAGAGTTGAAGAATTTTTGTCTCCTGAACGTGCTTACGAAATTGTAACTAATGAATTTGATTATGTTTTAGACTGCATTGACAGTGTCACTCCAAAACTAAATTTGATAATTGCTGCCAAGCATAAGAAAGTTAAAATTATCTCGAGTATGGGAGCTGGAGGAAAGATGGAAGCTGCTAAAGTGAAAGTAGCCGATATTTCGAAAACGGTCAATTGCAAGTTGGCAAGAACGATTAGAAAACGACTCAAAAAAGAGAGGATAAATAAAGTGAAAGTAGTTTTTTCTTCCGAAATTCAGGATGAGGCGAGCTTGAAAATGACCGATGGTTCTAATTTTAAAAAATCGTTTTACGGAACCAATAGTTATATGCCAGGATTGTTTGGTTTGTATGCTGCCGAAACGGTAATTCGGTATTTGCTTAAAAAGTAG
- a CDS encoding MDR family MFS transporter: MLKAALHRYINNFRGFRREVWILAMITFINRAGTMVLPFLSKYLKENLEFTYGQVGWIMIAFGLGSMLGSWIGGKLTDKIGFYKIMTFSLFTSGILFFVLQFITSFWGLCFGMFTIMAISDMFRPAMFVSLSVYAKPENRVRALSLVRLAVNLGFAAGPTLGGLIILGLGYQGLFWIDGSSCIIAILIFALTVKEKKRISPTADEIPALTDRKSVYKDKPFWLLLFTLFIIVMVFFQIFTTLPLYHNEKFGLTEFQTGMLLSLNGLLVFLLEMPIVSIMERKSVNKIRIIAYGALCVALGYFVLLFDSWIFILTVSIILLSFGEIFAFPFSNAVALNRAPKGQEGQYMGLFTMSFSLAHIACSKTGLDIIEHFGYKTNWIVMGCLGMLAVFCCIWLNRMLQTEKL, encoded by the coding sequence ATGCTCAAAGCTGCTCTCCATCGCTATATCAACAATTTTAGAGGTTTCAGACGTGAAGTTTGGATTCTTGCTATGATTACTTTTATCAATAGAGCGGGAACTATGGTTTTGCCGTTTTTATCCAAATATTTAAAGGAAAATTTAGAGTTTACTTACGGTCAAGTGGGCTGGATCATGATTGCTTTTGGTTTGGGCTCTATGCTGGGTTCATGGATTGGCGGAAAATTGACCGATAAAATTGGCTTTTATAAAATCATGACTTTCAGTCTTTTTACCAGTGGTATTCTGTTTTTTGTCCTGCAATTCATTACCAGTTTTTGGGGTTTGTGTTTCGGAATGTTTACCATTATGGCGATTTCTGATATGTTCCGACCCGCAATGTTTGTTTCTTTGAGCGTGTATGCCAAACCCGAAAATAGAGTTCGTGCTTTATCACTAGTACGTCTAGCTGTAAATCTGGGTTTTGCAGCTGGGCCAACTTTGGGCGGATTAATCATTTTAGGATTGGGCTACCAAGGATTGTTTTGGATTGACGGTAGCAGTTGCATTATTGCTATTTTAATTTTTGCACTAACAGTTAAAGAAAAAAAGAGAATTTCACCTACAGCGGATGAAATTCCTGCTCTTACTGACCGAAAATCTGTTTACAAAGACAAACCTTTTTGGCTGCTCCTCTTCACTTTATTTATTATTGTGATGGTCTTTTTTCAAATATTTACGACACTTCCGTTGTATCATAATGAAAAATTTGGATTGACCGAATTTCAAACTGGAATGCTGCTTTCCCTAAACGGACTTTTAGTTTTCTTGTTAGAAATGCCTATTGTCAGTATAATGGAACGCAAAAGTGTCAACAAAATTAGAATCATTGCTTATGGTGCTTTGTGCGTAGCATTAGGCTATTTTGTTTTACTCTTTGACAGTTGGATTTTCATTTTAACAGTGAGCATTATTTTATTGAGCTTTGGCGAAATCTTTGCTTTTCCGTTTTCTAATGCTGTAGCGCTAAACCGAGCGCCAAAAGGACAGGAAGGACAATATATGGGTTTGTTTACGATGAGTTTCAGTTTAGCCCATATCGCTTGTTCTAAAACGGGACTCGATATAATTGAACATTTTGGGTATAAGACTAATTGGATTGTTATGGGGTGTTTAGGAATGTTAGCTGTTTTTTGCTGTATTTGGTTGAACCGAATGTTGCAAACTGAAAAACTATAA
- a CDS encoding DUF6660 family protein — MNCIFSIYLIVLSCMPCADTEASNLSYSSQKITSNTDKHSHDTTDACSPFCICNCCGSPVFVYYTHYNFSSFRNTIDTKVSEYPSLLTSSYFGSIWQPPQL, encoded by the coding sequence ATGAACTGCATATTTTCCATTTATTTAATAGTGCTTTCGTGTATGCCTTGTGCAGATACGGAAGCAAGTAATCTATCGTATTCTTCACAAAAAATCACTTCCAATACCGATAAACATTCTCACGATACTACCGATGCTTGTTCTCCTTTTTGTATTTGCAACTGTTGTGGAAGTCCCGTTTTCGTTTATTATACGCATTATAATTTCTCTTCTTTTAGAAATACAATTGACACAAAAGTTTCAGAATATCCATCACTACTTACTTCATCTTACTTTGGAAGTATTTGGCAACCGCCACAATTATAG
- a CDS encoding BlaI/MecI/CopY family transcriptional regulator: MQKLTNKEEEIMQILWKLEKAFVKEVLAEITEDQPHYNTLSTIIRNLEEKGFVSHNAFGNTHQYFPIVKMEDYRKRFMNTAIDTYFNSSYKNMVSFFAKEEKISAEELREILAMIENK, translated from the coding sequence ATGCAAAAACTCACCAACAAAGAAGAGGAAATCATGCAAATTTTATGGAAGCTCGAAAAAGCTTTTGTAAAAGAAGTACTGGCAGAAATCACCGAAGATCAGCCACATTACAACACCCTTTCGACCATTATCCGAAACCTAGAAGAAAAAGGATTTGTTTCCCACAATGCTTTTGGCAACACCCACCAATACTTCCCTATCGTGAAGATGGAAGATTACCGAAAGCGATTTATGAACACCGCAATTGACACCTATTTTAATAGTTCTTATAAAAATATGGTGTCGTTTTTTGCCAAAGAAGAGAAAATATCAGCCGAAGAATTACGCGAGATTTTAGCCATGATCGAAAACAAATAG
- a CDS encoding SsrA-binding protein — MFKILARINKLILLSFTKNGLDIAKAKKWQLAILAYRYYVTTRALD, encoded by the coding sequence ATGTTTAAAATCCTAGCCCGAATCAATAAGCTTATCCTTCTCAGTTTCACAAAAAACGGACTCGATATTGCCAAAGCCAAAAAATGGCAACTAGCAATCCTAGCCTATCGGTATTACGTAACTACAAGAGCATTAGATTGA
- a CDS encoding ABC transporter ATPase, giving the protein MYIPFENLPEDSKIWIYQSNRKFSDEEFSEIENDVKSFLETWEAHSVSLESSYQLKYNRFIIIAVNQEVQSATGCSIDKSVQFIQKLEQKYNVDLLDKMNVTFKNGEHIAHKTLIDFKKMAKEKAVTENTIVFNNLVNTVQEYNESWEVPAMDSWHSRFF; this is encoded by the coding sequence ATGTATATTCCTTTCGAAAATTTACCAGAAGACTCCAAAATTTGGATTTATCAATCCAACAGAAAATTCTCTGATGAAGAATTTTCAGAAATAGAGAATGATGTAAAATCATTTCTAGAAACTTGGGAAGCACACAGTGTAAGCCTTGAGTCTTCGTATCAATTGAAATACAACCGTTTCATTATCATTGCTGTTAATCAGGAAGTACAGTCTGCAACAGGATGTTCTATCGATAAATCAGTACAGTTTATTCAAAAATTAGAGCAAAAATACAATGTTGATTTATTGGATAAAATGAATGTTACCTTCAAAAATGGCGAACACATTGCCCACAAAACTTTAATTGATTTCAAGAAAATGGCCAAAGAAAAAGCCGTTACAGAAAATACTATTGTTTTCAATAATCTAGTGAATACAGTTCAGGAATACAACGAATCTTGGGAAGTTCCTGCAATGGACAGTTGGCACAGTCGTTTCTTTTGA
- a CDS encoding (Fe-S)-binding protein — MSEVLIVPTMAEMLAQGKQPEVLFWVGCAGSFDDRSKKITKAFVRILNRANVSFAVLGAEESCTGDPAKRAGNEFLFQMQAMMNIEVLNAYEAKKIVTACPHCFNTLKNEYPELGGNYEVVHHTQFLKSLLDDGRLTIEGGQFKGKRITFHDPCYLGRANNVYEAPRDLIQKLDAELVEMKRSRSNGLCCGAGGAQMFKDAEPGNKEVNIERTEDALETQPEIIAAGCPFCNTMMTDGIKNKEKEGEVKVLDIAELIANAQDL; from the coding sequence ATGTCAGAAGTTTTAATAGTACCAACAATGGCCGAAATGCTAGCTCAAGGAAAACAACCAGAAGTGTTGTTTTGGGTGGGTTGTGCTGGAAGTTTTGATGACCGTTCAAAGAAAATAACCAAAGCCTTTGTACGAATCTTAAATCGTGCCAACGTATCTTTTGCTGTTCTTGGTGCCGAGGAAAGTTGTACGGGTGATCCAGCAAAAAGAGCAGGAAACGAGTTCTTGTTTCAAATGCAGGCGATGATGAATATCGAGGTTTTGAATGCTTATGAAGCCAAAAAAATAGTTACTGCTTGTCCGCATTGTTTCAATACGTTGAAAAACGAATATCCAGAATTAGGCGGAAATTATGAAGTAGTACATCATACTCAATTTTTAAAATCTTTGTTAGACGACGGAAGATTAACCATCGAAGGCGGACAATTCAAAGGAAAGCGAATCACATTTCACGATCCTTGTTATTTAGGAAGAGCGAATAATGTTTACGAAGCACCTCGTGATTTAATTCAAAAACTCGATGCCGAATTAGTAGAAATGAAACGTTCCCGTTCTAATGGTTTATGCTGTGGAGCAGGTGGCGCACAAATGTTCAAAGATGCCGAACCAGGAAATAAGGAAGTCAACATCGAAAGAACAGAAGATGCTCTTGAAACTCAACCGGAAATTATTGCTGCAGGCTGTCCGTTTTGCAACACGATGATGACTGATGGAATCAAAAATAAAGAAAAAGAAGGCGAAGTAAAAGTGTTGGATATAGCTGAATTAATCGCCAACGCTCAAGATTTGTAA
- a CDS encoding M56 family metallopeptidase: protein METLFIYLIKSSGLLSLFYLSYVVLLRKETFFNSNRWFLLAGLITSIALPLVVFTKIVWVDPSPSNFDWSKIPMTTTTPIENETFEINWYLVFTVVYSIGILGFLVKFALDFYSLSKVLKGKIIQKQANFKLINVSENIAPFSYFNSIVYNSSLYTETELENILEHEKVHSKQNHTADVLVSRLFCIIFWFHPLVWLYKKAIVQNLEFIADCEASKNISDKKAYQLTLLKITTQENCVAITNHFYQSLIKKRIVMLNKNQSNKRNSWKYAVVLPLLGAFLFFFQVKVVAQEKESVKTEIKSPEIDKTNLIITKNTTDEEIKEHCEQIKKRYNIDLTFFNIKRNSNGEIINIESKYQNKNDGGSGSSNQLDLNKSPIKPFKFLYNETKKETGYINMDLASVYKGKEIIVNGKVVSQDELAKLNPNEIKSIAENTKNGKPTIEIDTKNAFKPVKITDKDIYIDGVKVTNEEFNKLNQSTVDKVDVNTFENTVRITTKTINRSLDNFEIPIPPTPPTPPAFTIKTPKPPVFPKAPKSNSINGDKKAWKEYESKMKDFNKKMKAFEKQMEEFDKQIKPFNTDMEAFNKKKKIYEQQMQEYEAKIESENRKKLFQLIPQEIVSP, encoded by the coding sequence ATGGAAACGCTATTTATTTACCTCATCAAATCCAGTGGACTTCTTTCCCTGTTTTATCTTTCGTATGTTGTTTTGCTACGAAAAGAAACTTTTTTCAACAGCAATCGTTGGTTTTTATTGGCGGGACTCATCACCTCGATCGCATTGCCGTTGGTTGTTTTTACAAAAATCGTTTGGGTTGATCCAAGTCCATCTAATTTTGACTGGTCGAAAATTCCAATGACAACGACAACGCCTATCGAAAATGAAACTTTTGAAATCAATTGGTATTTAGTTTTCACAGTAGTTTATTCGATTGGAATTCTAGGTTTCTTGGTAAAATTTGCACTTGATTTTTATAGTTTATCCAAAGTTTTGAAGGGTAAAATAATCCAAAAACAAGCCAATTTCAAGTTGATTAACGTTAGCGAAAACATTGCTCCTTTTTCGTATTTCAATTCTATCGTGTACAACTCATCACTTTACACGGAAACAGAATTGGAAAATATTTTGGAACATGAAAAAGTGCACAGCAAACAAAATCATACTGCCGATGTTTTGGTTTCGAGACTGTTTTGCATCATTTTTTGGTTCCATCCGTTGGTTTGGTTGTACAAAAAAGCCATCGTTCAAAATCTGGAATTCATCGCCGACTGCGAAGCTTCCAAAAACATTTCCGACAAAAAAGCGTACCAATTGACGCTTTTAAAAATTACAACACAAGAAAACTGTGTTGCTATTACCAATCATTTTTATCAATCATTAATCAAAAAACGAATCGTTATGTTAAACAAAAATCAATCAAACAAAAGGAATTCTTGGAAGTATGCTGTTGTACTTCCGCTATTAGGTGCTTTTTTATTTTTCTTTCAAGTGAAAGTTGTAGCACAGGAGAAAGAATCCGTAAAAACGGAAATTAAATCTCCCGAAATTGACAAAACAAACCTCATCATCACTAAAAACACAACCGACGAGGAAATCAAAGAGCATTGCGAACAAATAAAAAAAAGGTACAATATTGATTTAACTTTTTTTAATATTAAGAGAAATTCAAATGGCGAAATAATCAATATTGAAAGCAAGTATCAGAATAAAAATGATGGCGGTAGTGGTAGTTCTAATCAGCTTGACTTAAATAAGTCACCGATAAAGCCTTTTAAATTTTTGTATAATGAAACCAAAAAAGAAACAGGATACATCAATATGGATTTGGCTTCTGTATACAAAGGAAAAGAAATTATTGTCAACGGAAAAGTGGTTAGTCAAGATGAGTTAGCCAAATTAAATCCTAATGAAATTAAATCAATAGCTGAAAACACAAAAAATGGCAAACCAACTATTGAAATCGATACTAAAAACGCATTCAAACCTGTTAAAATAACCGACAAAGACATTTACATTGATGGTGTAAAAGTTACTAATGAAGAGTTTAATAAACTAAACCAAAGCACTGTTGACAAAGTAGATGTTAATACTTTTGAAAATACTGTTAGGATAACTACAAAAACAATCAATCGATCGCTAGATAATTTTGAAATACCAATTCCGCCAACACCTCCAACTCCACCTGCATTTACAATTAAAACTCCAAAACCGCCTGTTTTTCCAAAAGCCCCAAAAAGCAATTCAATAAATGGAGACAAAAAAGCTTGGAAAGAATATGAAAGCAAAATGAAAGATTTCAATAAAAAAATGAAAGCCTTTGAAAAACAAATGGAAGAATTTGACAAACAAATAAAACCTTTTAATACTGATATGGAGGCTTTTAACAAAAAAAAGAAAATCTATGAGCAACAAATGCAAGAATACGAAGCAAAAATTGAATCCGAAAATAGAAAAAAACTTTTTCAACTAATACCTCAAGAAATAGTTTCCCCATAA
- a CDS encoding TatD family hydrolase, with translation MQYFNLHTHQFTNQPDVLELVNQYPQEFDASISFYSIGIHPLYIDENRLENDFHILDQKLGLPECLALGECGLDKRSETPFEVQQSVFERQLILAEKYQKTVVIHCVLAFQELIEIKKRLKIKVPMIVHGFSKKVELAKQLIDAGFYVSFGKNLLRNPELESVFKSIPNDKFLLETDMIEEGIQEVYALAAKYKGLGLEELQVIMNTNYKTIFEFRF, from the coding sequence ATGCAATATTTCAATTTACATACCCATCAATTTACCAATCAACCTGATGTTTTAGAATTGGTCAATCAATATCCGCAAGAATTTGATGCTTCTATTTCCTTTTATTCTATTGGGATTCATCCGTTGTATATTGACGAAAACCGATTGGAAAATGATTTTCATATTTTAGATCAAAAATTAGGCTTGCCAGAATGTTTAGCTCTTGGCGAATGCGGATTAGACAAACGCAGTGAAACTCCTTTTGAAGTGCAACAATCGGTTTTTGAAAGACAATTGATTTTAGCCGAGAAATACCAAAAAACAGTTGTAATTCATTGTGTTTTGGCTTTTCAGGAATTGATCGAAATCAAGAAAAGGTTGAAGATTAAAGTTCCCATGATTGTTCACGGATTTTCCAAAAAAGTGGAACTCGCCAAGCAATTAATTGATGCAGGGTTTTATGTTTCGTTTGGAAAAAATTTATTGCGAAACCCTGAATTAGAATCGGTTTTTAAAAGTATTCCAAACGATAAATTCTTGTTAGAAACAGATATGATCGAAGAAGGAATTCAAGAGGTTTATGCTTTAGCAGCGAAATATAAAGGATTAGGGTTGGAAGAATTACAGGTAATTATGAATACTAATTATAAAACTATTTTTGAATTCAGATTTTAA
- the bshA gene encoding N-acetyl-alpha-D-glucosaminyl L-malate synthase BshA — protein MKIAIVCYPTFGGSGVVATELGLELARRGHEIHFITYSQPVRLALLNPNVHYHEVNVPEYPLFHFQPYELALSSKLVDMVKLHKIELLHVHYAIPHAYAGYMAKQMLKDEGINLPMITTLHGTDITLVGSHPFYKSAVTFSINKSDFVTSVSQSLKDDTLKLFNIKNEIQVIPNFIELDKNEAEAITSCRRSIMANENERIITHISNFRKVKRIPDIIKIFYKIQQEIPAKLMMVGDGPEKEKAENLCYELGIQDKVIFFGNSNEIDKILSYTDLFLLPSETESFGLAALEAMAWSVPVISSNSGGLSEVNFEGVSGYLSDVGDTDEMGKNAIKILKDDALLAEFKKNALSVAKQFDIKNILPLYEDLYHKAINKYL, from the coding sequence ATGAAAATAGCAATAGTTTGTTATCCAACGTTTGGAGGAAGTGGTGTAGTGGCTACAGAGTTAGGTTTAGAATTGGCTCGACGTGGTCACGAAATTCATTTTATAACCTATAGTCAACCTGTTCGTCTGGCATTATTGAACCCCAATGTTCATTACCACGAAGTCAACGTGCCAGAATATCCTTTGTTTCATTTTCAACCGTATGAATTGGCTTTATCAAGCAAATTAGTCGATATGGTCAAATTACATAAAATAGAATTATTGCATGTTCATTACGCCATTCCGCACGCTTATGCGGGTTATATGGCAAAGCAAATGCTCAAAGACGAAGGAATAAATCTACCTATGATAACCACCCTTCACGGAACTGATATTACTTTGGTTGGGAGTCATCCGTTTTATAAATCGGCAGTAACTTTTAGTATTAATAAATCAGATTTTGTGACTTCGGTTTCACAAAGTTTGAAGGATGATACTTTGAAATTATTTAATATTAAAAACGAAATTCAGGTCATTCCTAATTTTATCGAATTGGATAAAAATGAAGCCGAAGCCATTACTTCCTGTCGTCGTTCGATTATGGCTAACGAAAATGAAAGGATCATTACACACATTAGTAATTTTAGAAAAGTAAAACGAATTCCAGATATTATCAAAATATTCTATAAAATTCAACAAGAAATTCCAGCTAAATTAATGATGGTAGGCGATGGACCTGAAAAGGAAAAAGCAGAAAATCTTTGTTATGAATTAGGGATTCAGGATAAAGTAATTTTCTTCGGGAATAGTAATGAAATTGATAAGATATTGAGTTATACGGATTTGTTTTTGTTGCCTTCTGAAACTGAAAGTTTTGGTCTTGCTGCTCTCGAAGCAATGGCGTGGAGTGTGCCTGTAATTTCGAGTAATTCAGGAGGCTTGTCCGAGGTTAATTTTGAAGGAGTTTCAGGTTATTTGAGCGATGTAGGTGATACTGATGAAATGGGTAAAAATGCTATAAAAATTCTAAAAGATGATGCTCTTTTGGCTGAATTTAAAAAGAATGCTTTGTCGGTTGCTAAACAATTTGACATCAAAAATATTTTGCCTCTGTATGAAGATTTGTATCATAAAGCAATAAATAAATACCTATGA